The following are encoded together in the Streptomyces flavofungini genome:
- a CDS encoding copper homeostasis protein CutC has protein sequence MSKRALLEVIALDAEDAVAAQAGGADRLELVTDMAADGLTPSVATFTEIRSSVDIALRVMLRLADGFDAGDVDVLARRARELRDAGADEFVLGFLDEAGGADVAAVDAVVEVLDGCRWTFHRAIDRAADRDALRKQLADLPGLDTYLTAGAADGVDAGLPTLLAEAARSGEPGYEPRILVGGGLRLDHVPRLRAAGLDAFHIGGAARPHGWDAPVSADAVAGWRRTLDAV, from the coding sequence ATGAGCAAGCGCGCGCTCCTGGAGGTGATCGCCCTCGACGCCGAGGACGCGGTCGCCGCCCAGGCCGGAGGTGCGGACCGCCTCGAACTGGTCACCGACATGGCCGCGGACGGGCTCACGCCGTCCGTCGCGACCTTCACGGAGATCCGTTCCTCCGTCGACATCGCGCTGCGCGTCATGCTGCGGCTCGCCGACGGGTTCGACGCCGGTGACGTGGACGTGCTGGCGCGGCGGGCGCGGGAGCTGCGGGACGCCGGGGCCGACGAGTTCGTCCTCGGCTTCCTCGACGAGGCGGGCGGCGCGGACGTCGCCGCCGTCGACGCGGTCGTGGAGGTCCTCGACGGCTGCCGCTGGACGTTCCACCGCGCCATCGACCGGGCCGCCGACCGGGACGCCCTGCGCAAGCAGCTCGCCGACCTGCCCGGGCTCGACACCTACCTCACCGCCGGTGCCGCCGACGGCGTCGACGCGGGCCTGCCCACGCTCCTCGCCGAGGCCGCGCGCTCCGGGGAGCCGGGGTACGAGCCCCGCATCCTCGTCGGCGGCGGCCTCCGCCTCGACCACGTGCCGCGGCTCAGGGCGGCCGGTCTCGACGCCTTCCACATCGGCGGCGCGGCCCGGCCCCACGGGTGGGACGCGCCGGTCTCCGCCGACGCGGTCGCCGGGTGGCGACGCACCCTGGACGCCGTCTGA
- a CDS encoding HelD family protein — protein sequence MNAAPSDPLAREQAHLTASRAALRAMREDVESLDIRDVTANWVNAQILQGQIDERVKALADLSHTPLFFGRLDFLHAPGADLAEGAENKGSEATSAQGRGWETGGRFYIGRRHVHDADGDPMVIDWRAPVSQPFYRASKKDPQDVGLRRRFGYTGGDLTAYEDEHLSDTTEAEQVSKLLQEEIERPRVGPMRDIVATIQPEQDEIVRGGLGGSVCVQGGPGTGKTAVGLHRVAYLLYAHRERLARTGTLVIGPNRSFLHYIEQVLPALGELEVRQATVADLVAHVEVRGTDEPEAALVKGDARMAKVLRRALRSHVTMPTEAVVVVRGSRRWRVPAYEFEEIVRELLARDMRYGAAREALPQRLAHAVLVQMERSGEAPDDRVQDAVARNAAVKAAVKAVWPQVDPARLVLRLLGDAEFLAEHAEGLLSEAEQKAVLWAKAPRTPKSAKWSAADAVLIDEAADLVARTHSLGHVVLDEAQDLSPMQYRAVGRRCTTGSVTVLGDLAQGTTPWATRSWGEALAHLGKSDAVVEELTAGFRVPREVIAYASRLLPAIAPGLAEVNSVRQSPGSLSVRHTDDLDAAVLAACAESLRNEGSIGLIAADDRVPALAAALAAAGVTHLSPGEETTPDTRLTLVPAPLAKGLEYDYVVLDEPAAVVAAEPDERTGLRRLYVALTRAVSGLTVLHSAPLPEALADADAA from the coding sequence GTGAACGCCGCGCCCTCAGACCCCCTTGCCCGCGAACAGGCGCACCTGACCGCGTCCCGTGCCGCGCTGCGCGCCATGCGCGAGGACGTCGAGTCCCTGGACATCCGGGACGTGACGGCGAACTGGGTCAACGCCCAGATCCTCCAGGGCCAGATCGACGAGCGCGTCAAGGCCCTGGCCGACCTCTCGCACACCCCGCTGTTCTTCGGTCGCCTCGACTTCCTGCACGCCCCCGGCGCGGACCTGGCCGAGGGGGCGGAGAACAAGGGGAGCGAAGCGACTTCCGCGCAAGGGCGGGGGTGGGAGACGGGCGGGCGGTTCTACATCGGGCGGCGGCATGTGCACGACGCCGACGGCGACCCGATGGTCATCGACTGGCGCGCACCCGTCTCGCAGCCGTTCTACCGCGCGTCGAAGAAGGACCCGCAGGACGTCGGGCTCCGGCGCCGGTTCGGCTACACCGGCGGCGACCTCACGGCGTACGAGGACGAGCACCTGTCGGACACCACGGAGGCCGAGCAGGTCAGCAAGCTGCTCCAGGAGGAGATCGAGCGGCCGCGCGTCGGCCCGATGCGGGACATCGTCGCGACGATCCAGCCGGAGCAGGACGAGATCGTGCGCGGTGGCCTCGGCGGGTCCGTGTGCGTGCAAGGAGGTCCCGGCACGGGCAAGACGGCGGTCGGCCTGCACCGGGTCGCCTACCTCCTCTACGCCCACCGCGAGCGGCTCGCCCGCACCGGCACCCTGGTCATCGGACCGAACCGCTCCTTCCTGCACTACATCGAGCAAGTCCTGCCCGCCCTCGGCGAGTTGGAGGTGCGGCAGGCGACGGTCGCCGACCTCGTGGCGCACGTCGAGGTGCGCGGCACGGACGAGCCGGAGGCCGCTCTGGTCAAGGGCGACGCCCGGATGGCCAAGGTGCTGCGGCGGGCGCTGCGGTCGCACGTCACGATGCCGACGGAGGCGGTCGTGGTGGTGCGCGGGTCGCGGCGGTGGCGCGTACCGGCGTACGAATTCGAGGAGATCGTCAGGGAGTTGCTGGCACGCGACATGCGGTACGGGGCCGCGCGGGAGGCCCTGCCGCAGCGCCTCGCGCACGCCGTGCTCGTGCAGATGGAGCGGTCCGGGGAGGCGCCCGACGACCGGGTGCAGGACGCGGTGGCGCGCAACGCGGCGGTGAAGGCGGCCGTCAAGGCGGTGTGGCCGCAGGTGGATCCGGCGCGGCTCGTGCTGCGGCTGCTCGGCGACGCGGAGTTCCTGGCGGAGCACGCCGAGGGGCTGCTCTCGGAGGCGGAGCAGAAGGCGGTGCTGTGGGCGAAGGCGCCGCGCACGCCGAAGAGCGCCAAGTGGTCGGCGGCGGACGCCGTGCTGATCGACGAGGCGGCGGACCTGGTGGCGCGCACGCACTCGCTCGGACACGTCGTCCTCGACGAGGCGCAGGACCTGTCGCCCATGCAGTACCGAGCCGTCGGACGGCGCTGCACCACCGGGTCCGTGACCGTGCTCGGCGACCTCGCGCAGGGCACCACGCCGTGGGCGACGAGGAGTTGGGGCGAGGCGCTGGCCCATCTGGGCAAGTCGGACGCCGTGGTGGAGGAGCTGACGGCCGGTTTCCGCGTGCCGCGCGAGGTGATCGCGTACGCCTCGCGGCTCCTTCCCGCCATCGCGCCCGGCCTCGCCGAGGTCAACTCGGTCCGCCAGTCCCCCGGCTCGCTGTCCGTGCGCCACACCGACGACCTCGACGCGGCCGTCCTCGCCGCCTGCGCCGAGTCCCTCCGCAACGAGGGCTCCATCGGCCTGATCGCCGCCGACGACCGCGTCCCGGCCCTCGCCGCCGCCCTCGCCGCCGCCGGGGTCACCCACCTCTCCCCCGGCGAGGAGACCACCCCCGACACCCGCCTCACCCTCGTCCCCGCGCCCCTGGCCAAGGGCCTCGAATACGACTACGTGGTCCTGGACGAGCCCGCGGCGGTGGTGGCCGCCGAACCCGACGAACGCACCGGCCTGCGCCGCCTGTACGTGGCGTTGACGCGAGCGGTGTCGGGCCTGACGGTGCTGCACTCGGCGCCGCTGCCGGAGGCGCTGGCGGACGCGGACGCGGCCTGA
- a CDS encoding DNA repair helicase XPB, producing the protein MNGPLIVQSDKTLLLEVDHDRADACRRAIAPFAELERAPEHIHTYRVTPLGLWNARAAGHDAEQVVDALVEFSRYPVPHALLVDVAETMARYGRLTLSKHPVHGLVLTSTDRPVLEEILRSKKVHPLVGARIDPDTVAVHPSERGQIKQTLLKLGWPAEDLAGYVDGEAHKIDLREDGWALRPYQRQAVEGFWHGGSGVVVLPCGAGKTLVGAGAMAEAKATTLILVTNTVSARQWKHELVKRTSLTEDEIGEYSGTKKEIRPVTIATYQVLTTRRKGVYPHLELFDSRDWGLIVYDEVHLLPAPVFKFTADLQARRRLGLTATLVREDGRESDVFSLIGPKRFDAPWKEIEAQGYIAPADCVEVRVNLTDSERLAYATAEAEEKYRFCATTATKRKVTEALVRKHQGQQTLVIGQYIDQLDELGEHLDAPVIKGETTNAQREKLFDAFRQGEISVLVVSKVANFSIDLPEATVAIQVSGTFGSRQEEAQRLGRVLRPKADGHEARFYSVVARDTIDQDFAAHRQRFLAEQGYAYRILDADAVLAEE; encoded by the coding sequence GTGAACGGACCGCTCATCGTCCAGTCGGACAAGACTCTGCTTCTCGAGGTCGACCACGACCGGGCCGACGCCTGCCGCCGCGCGATCGCCCCGTTCGCGGAGCTGGAGCGGGCGCCGGAGCACATCCACACGTACCGCGTGACGCCGCTCGGCCTGTGGAACGCGCGGGCCGCCGGGCACGACGCCGAGCAGGTCGTCGACGCCTTGGTCGAGTTCTCGCGGTATCCCGTGCCGCACGCCCTGCTCGTGGACGTGGCCGAGACCATGGCGCGGTACGGGCGCCTCACGCTCAGCAAGCACCCCGTGCACGGGCTCGTGCTGACGTCGACCGACCGGCCGGTTCTCGAGGAGATCCTGCGGTCCAAGAAGGTGCACCCGCTCGTCGGGGCCCGGATCGACCCCGACACCGTCGCCGTGCACCCCTCCGAGCGCGGCCAGATCAAGCAGACCCTCCTCAAGCTGGGCTGGCCCGCCGAGGACCTCGCCGGGTACGTCGACGGCGAGGCCCACAAGATCGACCTGCGCGAGGACGGCTGGGCCCTGCGCCCCTACCAGCGCCAGGCCGTCGAGGGCTTCTGGCACGGCGGCAGCGGCGTCGTCGTGCTGCCCTGCGGCGCCGGCAAGACCCTCGTGGGCGCCGGTGCCATGGCCGAGGCCAAGGCCACCACCCTCATCCTCGTCACGAACACCGTCTCCGCCCGGCAGTGGAAGCACGAGCTGGTCAAGCGGACCTCCCTCACCGAGGACGAGATCGGTGAGTACAGCGGTACGAAGAAGGAGATCCGGCCGGTCACGATCGCCACCTATCAGGTGCTGACGACACGGCGGAAGGGTGTCTATCCGCACCTGGAGCTCTTCGACTCCCGGGACTGGGGGCTCATCGTCTACGACGAGGTGCACCTGCTGCCCGCGCCCGTCTTCAAGTTCACCGCCGACCTCCAGGCGCGGCGGCGGCTCGGACTGACGGCCACCCTCGTCCGGGAGGACGGGCGGGAGTCGGACGTGTTCTCGCTCATCGGGCCCAAGCGGTTCGACGCGCCCTGGAAGGAGATCGAGGCGCAGGGGTACATCGCGCCCGCCGACTGCGTCGAGGTCCGCGTCAACCTGACCGACAGCGAGCGGCTCGCCTACGCCACCGCCGAGGCCGAGGAGAAGTACCGCTTCTGCGCGACCACCGCGACCAAGCGGAAGGTCACCGAGGCCTTGGTGCGCAAGCATCAGGGGCAGCAGACGCTGGTCATCGGACAGTACATCGACCAGCTCGACGAGCTGGGTGAGCATCTGGACGCGCCCGTCATCAAGGGTGAGACCACCAACGCCCAGCGCGAGAAGCTCTTCGACGCCTTCCGGCAGGGGGAGATCTCCGTGCTCGTCGTCTCGAAGGTCGCGAACTTCTCGATCGACCTTCCCGAGGCGACCGTCGCCATTCAGGTGTCGGGGACGTTCGGGTCCCGGCAGGAGGAGGCACAGCGGCTCGGCCGGGTGCTGCGGCCCAAGGCCGACGGGCACGAGGCCCGCTTCTACTCCGTCGTCGCGCGCGACACCATCGACCAGGACTTCGCCGCGCATCGGCAGCGGTTCCTGGCGGAGCAGGGGTACGCGTATCGGATCCTGGACGCGGACGCGGTGCTCGCGGAGGAGTAG